From a region of the Nitrospira sp. genome:
- a CDS encoding response regulator transcription factor codes for MRVLVIEDETKVGCFIKRALEEESYAVDLCEDGAKGLEMALSTNYDLLVVDVMLPSMSGLDVLKNLRRERIQTPVLILSAQSQIDQRVKGLDAGADDYLTKPFAIDELLARVRALLRRGATESPGILQVDDLMLNPATRDVTRGGQRIDLTLKEYALLEYLMRHTGRVLTRPMISEHVWNQDFDTFTNVIDVYVNYLRNKIDRGRTKKLIHTIRGSGYMLKAD; via the coding sequence GGTGTTTTATTAAGCGAGCACTTGAGGAAGAAAGTTATGCCGTCGACCTCTGCGAGGACGGAGCCAAAGGGTTGGAGATGGCCTTGTCGACCAACTATGATCTCCTTGTCGTCGACGTCATGTTGCCGTCCATGTCCGGTTTGGATGTGTTGAAGAACCTCCGCCGAGAACGGATTCAAACTCCGGTGTTGATCCTCTCGGCGCAATCTCAAATCGATCAGAGAGTCAAGGGACTGGACGCCGGCGCCGACGATTACCTGACAAAACCGTTCGCCATCGATGAGCTGTTGGCGCGTGTGCGCGCGTTGTTACGCCGTGGCGCGACGGAAAGCCCTGGGATCCTTCAAGTCGACGACTTGATGCTCAACCCGGCGACGCGTGACGTGACCCGGGGCGGACAACGCATCGATCTGACGCTGAAAGAGTATGCCTTGCTGGAATATCTGATGCGCCATACCGGCCGTGTCCTCACACGGCCCATGATCTCTGAGCACGTGTGGAATCAAGACTTCGATACCTTCACGAATGTCATCGACGTCTATGTGAACTATCTCCGGAATAAAATCGACCGAGGCCGAACCAAGAAACTGATCCATACCATCCGCGGGAGCGGGTATATGCTGAAGGCCGACTAG